The following are encoded together in the Candidatus Poribacteria bacterium genome:
- a CDS encoding DUF4350 domain-containing protein has protein sequence MRIVRTCISSLILVVFVSFLSSCDGPGYGTVLYQILGKLKFRVTEISEVYPARLSRYDVLFLQALDQAPTETEVRDIQDFVNAGGILIVAGNNKVLDGLFSAYGLELRDLKKRLEFSQRIPEEPLFPLHPVDEVRTGTDFAIEAIEREVAVLYGRENDATIVTLHDGEGRVYFIASDYLFSRSGMRHGGNAAFLYNLMSTLPDKARIGLAERRYYTLETKPPNPFVAFVFGTPGGLGAVYICLTLFIFLVLRGRRFGKPLDAEKINRRLSAEYVHAMTALYQKGNHTRREVLRHIRDRFKADLGARWRVNPNLDTATFLAELALRSAIDEEGELTNLMADLDPSVNISEARLLDIAKRVEAYREIAKIGRTKLTVGRSF, from the coding sequence ATGCGAATCGTCCGAACATGTATTTCCAGTCTCATTTTGGTAGTGTTTGTTAGTTTCCTGAGTTCGTGTGATGGACCGGGATATGGTACTGTACTTTACCAGATCTTGGGGAAGTTAAAGTTCCGCGTCACGGAAATATCGGAGGTGTATCCGGCGCGTCTGTCCAGATACGATGTGTTGTTCCTGCAAGCTCTCGACCAGGCACCTACAGAAACGGAGGTTCGGGACATCCAAGATTTCGTCAACGCCGGTGGCATCTTAATCGTGGCAGGAAACAATAAAGTTTTGGACGGTCTTTTCTCGGCTTACGGCTTAGAACTACGAGATTTAAAAAAGCGGTTAGAATTCTCGCAACGAATTCCAGAGGAACCGCTGTTTCCACTACACCCGGTTGACGAAGTTCGCACGGGTACGGATTTTGCTATTGAGGCTATAGAACGTGAAGTCGCTGTGCTTTACGGTAGAGAAAACGATGCGACGATTGTAACGCTGCACGACGGGGAAGGACGCGTTTACTTTATTGCGTCTGATTATCTGTTCAGCAGAAGTGGGATGCGGCATGGTGGTAACGCTGCGTTCCTTTATAATTTGATGTCAACGCTCCCAGACAAGGCACGCATCGGTCTCGCTGAAAGAAGATATTACACGCTTGAAACAAAGCCTCCGAATCCGTTTGTTGCATTTGTGTTTGGGACACCTGGGGGTTTGGGTGCCGTTTATATCTGCTTGACGCTTTTCATTTTTTTGGTGCTGCGGGGTCGGCGGTTCGGCAAACCTTTGGATGCAGAAAAAATAAATAGACGCTTGAGTGCCGAATACGTGCACGCAATGACGGCTCTGTATCAAAAGGGAAACCATACGCGCAGGGAAGTTTTAAGACACATTCGTGACAGGTTCAAGGCGGATCTTGGTGCCCGTTGGCGTGTCAATCCGAATTTGGATACGGCGACCTTTTTGGCGGAATTGGCACTGCGGAGTGCTATTGATGAAGAGGGCGAACTCACAAACCTCATGGCGGATTTAGATCCGTCTGTGAATATATCAGAGGCGCGGTTGCTCGACATTGCGAAGCGCGTTGAAGCTTACCGTGAAATTGCGAAGATCGGGAGGACAAAATTGACTGTGGGTCGAAGTTTCTAA
- a CDS encoding DUF4129 domain-containing protein, which produces MSLFVLSVLAAEEQMFREELETRRSGTEVSYEKYREDLEKILNPRMWDADLRFVLFPLAAVALGAVIIFFIRQIRMNLIREARDEVAETELEQVETERAALARADSAEAANDFRSALRFLYLSAILHLQERGVLPYDKSLTNREYLHQAQTDIDLHTALGPAITVFDEVWYGHKPCDAETVASYRNLLKNVYASH; this is translated from the coding sequence ATGAGTCTTTTTGTCCTTTCGGTATTGGCGGCAGAGGAGCAGATGTTTCGCGAAGAATTGGAGACACGCCGTTCAGGTACGGAGGTCTCATACGAGAAATATCGGGAGGATTTGGAGAAAATTCTTAATCCGCGTATGTGGGATGCCGATCTCAGATTTGTGCTGTTTCCGCTTGCAGCCGTCGCGCTGGGGGCGGTGATTATCTTTTTTATTCGGCAGATCCGGATGAATTTGATTCGCGAGGCGCGCGACGAAGTTGCAGAAACCGAGTTGGAACAGGTAGAGACGGAAAGAGCAGCACTTGCCCGCGCTGACTCAGCAGAAGCCGCAAACGATTTTCGCAGCGCACTCCGTTTCTTGTATCTCTCCGCGATTTTGCACCTCCAAGAACGCGGTGTGCTTCCTTACGATAAGAGTCTCACGAATCGTGAGTACCTCCACCAAGCACAAACAGATATTGATCTGCACACTGCGCTTGGGCCTGCGATTACCGTTTTTGATGAGGTCTGGTACGGACACAAACCGTGTGATGCGGAAACTGTGGCGAGTTACCGAAATCTGCTAAAAAATGTCTACGCGAGTCACTAA
- a CDS encoding phytanoyl-CoA dioxygenase family protein: MTGEEKFQVDLEGYLIIKNVLTDDEVAEMNDIIDNAERQGPPSLWGEPFKRLIDHPKILPYLIDLLGPHVRLDHDYAIFMEEGQKGGRLHGGEDGGRPGGPEGDHWYKYRDGIMRNGLCVMTYNLADAPAGAGGFGCIPGSHKSNFLREIPSEVCQFERSTHYVVQPALAAGDVLFFTEALVHGTMPWTAEHQRRSLLYKYSPGHSAWSGHYYDISKYDGLTEQQQRMLMPPSIGRRPPVIEPD, translated from the coding sequence ATGACAGGTGAAGAGAAATTTCAGGTAGACCTTGAAGGTTACCTTATCATAAAGAACGTCTTGACCGACGATGAAGTCGCCGAGATGAACGACATCATCGATAACGCAGAACGTCAGGGACCCCCAAGCCTCTGGGGTGAACCCTTTAAAAGACTCATTGATCATCCGAAAATCCTGCCATATCTCATAGACCTATTGGGTCCGCACGTCCGTTTAGATCACGACTATGCCATCTTTATGGAAGAAGGACAGAAAGGCGGTAGACTGCACGGCGGTGAAGATGGCGGTAGACCCGGCGGTCCCGAAGGCGATCACTGGTACAAATACCGCGACGGTATCATGCGCAACGGCTTATGTGTGATGACCTATAACTTAGCCGATGCCCCGGCAGGTGCGGGCGGGTTCGGTTGTATTCCCGGAAGCCATAAGAGCAATTTCTTGCGGGAGATCCCGTCAGAGGTCTGCCAATTTGAACGTTCCACGCACTACGTCGTCCAACCCGCTCTGGCAGCAGGGGACGTACTCTTCTTCACAGAAGCACTCGTCCACGGGACAATGCCCTGGACAGCGGAACATCAACGCCGATCATTGCTCTATAAATACAGTCCCGGACATTCCGCTTGGTCAGGACACTACTACGACATCAGTAAATACGACGGGTTAACGGAACAACAGCAACGGATGCTGATGCCACCCTCCATCGGCAGAAGACCACCAGTCATTGAGCCAGATTAA
- a CDS encoding ankyrin repeat domain-containing protein encodes MPKVQLTGNQSDFLKIVVAATGRGDIETVCQLLDDNPAWIHTVGSHGRTMLWEAAYRGKLEMVQFLFERGADINLPGCYHIQHRLEITPYCVARYEGRDLVADYLLQHGATIDIHTAAYLADYDTVRSHLDNDPSLVNSAYLQAVMLPAGKPHTFEHRKTAWATPLCYAIRGEDPAIVELLISRGATIEPYSERFLDYAVSGNRIEITALLLKNGADPNKAPRILDDGSEMSKLLESYGAPPKDINDQGDMGWPMLVYACRGDNGEHPDEILRLLELGADIDVRNYKGKTALHYAAKAGFFTVINLLIEKGATVDALDNNSETALFEAIRSTIKDSEKQRAAIEALLVKGADPNFKNRKGLTPLQVAQRMRRADAGKIVELLRKYKTDG; translated from the coding sequence ATGCCAAAAGTCCAACTCACTGGAAACCAGAGCGATTTCCTTAAAATTGTTGTCGCAGCGACAGGTCGCGGTGATATCGAAACTGTTTGCCAACTGCTTGACGATAACCCCGCTTGGATTCACACCGTCGGTTCGCACGGTCGGACGATGTTGTGGGAAGCGGCATATCGCGGGAAATTGGAGATGGTGCAATTCCTCTTTGAACGCGGTGCCGACATAAACCTACCCGGTTGCTATCATATCCAACACCGCCTTGAGATAACACCCTACTGTGTCGCACGCTACGAAGGACGCGACCTTGTGGCAGACTATCTACTTCAACACGGCGCGACAATCGACATCCACACCGCCGCCTACCTTGCCGATTACGATACTGTCCGCTCGCATCTTGATAACGACCCAAGTCTCGTCAATAGTGCCTATCTTCAAGCCGTCATGCTACCTGCGGGAAAACCGCACACCTTTGAGCACCGAAAAACGGCGTGGGCAACGCCGCTCTGCTATGCGATCAGGGGCGAAGACCCGGCAATCGTTGAATTGCTCATCTCGCGAGGGGCGACAATCGAACCCTATAGCGAACGCTTTCTGGATTACGCCGTCTCAGGGAACCGGATAGAAATTACCGCGTTATTACTCAAGAATGGGGCGGATCCGAACAAAGCACCACGGATCCTGGACGACGGTTCCGAAATGAGCAAGCTCCTCGAAAGTTACGGTGCCCCACCGAAAGACATAAACGATCAGGGTGACATGGGATGGCCCATGCTCGTTTACGCCTGCCGGGGCGATAACGGCGAGCATCCAGACGAAATTCTGAGGCTGTTGGAACTCGGTGCTGATATCGATGTACGGAATTACAAAGGAAAAACGGCGTTACACTATGCCGCGAAAGCAGGCTTTTTCACAGTCATCAATCTGCTCATCGAAAAAGGTGCCACGGTTGATGCCCTCGATAACAACAGCGAAACCGCACTGTTTGAAGCGATCCGATCAACAATAAAGGACAGCGAAAAACAGCGCGCAGCAATCGAAGCACTCCTCGTCAAAGGTGCGGATCCAAACTTTAAGAATAGGAAAGGTCTGACACCGCTGCAAGTCGCGCAGCGGATGCGAAGGGCAGACGCAGGAAAAATCGTTGAATTGTTGCGAAAATACAAGACTGACGGTTGA
- a CDS encoding phytanoyl-CoA dioxygenase family protein, which yields MTGEEKFQVDLEGYLVIKNVLTDDEVAEMNDIIDNGDRQGPPSLWGEPFKRLIDHPTILPYLIDLLGPHVRLDHDYSLFMQKGQGRGGLHGGEDGGRAGGHVGDHWYKYRDGHMRNGLSVMTYNLADAPAGAGGFACIPASHKSNFAPEIPSEVRRFERPAHYVVQPPVEAGDVLFFTEALIHGTMPWTADHERRSLLYKYSPGHSAWSSNYYDISKYEGLTEQQQRMLMPPSIGRRPRVIDPD from the coding sequence ATGACAGGTGAAGAAAAATTTCAGGTAGACCTTGAAGGCTACCTCGTCATAAAGAACGTCTTGACCGACGACGAAGTCGCCGAGATGAACGACATCATTGATAACGGAGACCGCCAAGGACCACCGAGTCTCTGGGGTGAACCCTTCAAACGGCTCATCGACCATCCGACAATCCTGCCGTATCTCATTGATCTATTAGGTCCGCACGTCCGACTCGATCACGATTACTCTCTCTTTATGCAGAAAGGTCAAGGACGCGGCGGGTTGCACGGCGGCGAGGACGGTGGACGCGCCGGTGGACACGTCGGCGATCACTGGTATAAATACCGAGACGGTCACATGCGGAACGGATTGTCTGTGATGACATACAACCTCGCGGACGCACCCGCAGGCGCAGGCGGATTCGCCTGTATCCCAGCGAGCCATAAGAGTAACTTCGCACCGGAAATCCCATCGGAAGTACGCCGATTCGAGCGTCCCGCGCACTACGTCGTCCAGCCGCCCGTCGAAGCCGGAGATGTGCTGTTCTTCACCGAAGCACTCATTCACGGGACGATGCCCTGGACAGCCGACCATGAACGCCGGTCGTTGCTCTATAAATACAGTCCCGGACACTCCGCGTGGTCGAGCAACTACTACGACATCAGCAAATATGAGGGGTTAACCGAGCAACAGCAACGGATGCTAATGCCACCCTCCATCGGCAGACGACCCCGCGTCATAGATCCGGATTAA
- a CDS encoding RDD family protein: protein MNEQLSIETPEQIDISFQKAGIGSRFYAALLDTLLLVLILFIGFYVNRNFIMELGETLGNWLGALGGIIVFALFWGYYMVFEVTTNGQSPGKRALGLRVIKDGGYPIGFADSAIRNLVRVVDFLPFFYGAGLMVMLITDDWKRLGDLAAGTLVVKTARTDLKLTGVNAKAAASALNISPQVFDYAAWIRPELVTETELGTMREYLVRRGTLPKVRRSELARTIAAPIIEKMGGSGSVDYEKFLEEVYALKTPQTP from the coding sequence ATGAACGAACAATTATCGATAGAAACACCAGAACAGATTGACATTAGTTTTCAAAAGGCGGGCATCGGGTCGCGTTTTTATGCGGCACTGCTTGATACCTTACTGCTGGTGCTGATCCTCTTTATCGGATTTTACGTTAACCGAAATTTCATAATGGAACTCGGTGAGACGCTCGGTAACTGGCTCGGTGCGTTAGGCGGTATCATCGTCTTCGCCCTCTTCTGGGGTTATTACATGGTTTTTGAAGTTACAACGAACGGTCAATCACCGGGAAAACGTGCGCTCGGACTGCGTGTCATCAAAGACGGTGGCTACCCGATCGGTTTTGCGGATTCAGCGATCCGTAATCTGGTACGAGTGGTTGATTTCCTTCCCTTCTTTTATGGTGCCGGATTGATGGTGATGCTCATCACCGACGACTGGAAGCGATTGGGGGACTTGGCTGCTGGGACACTCGTCGTTAAAACGGCGCGTACGGACCTGAAACTTACAGGTGTGAACGCAAAGGCAGCGGCATCCGCTCTCAATATTTCACCGCAAGTATTTGACTATGCGGCTTGGATCCGACCTGAGTTGGTTACAGAGACCGAGTTGGGTACGATGCGGGAGTATCTTGTGCGTCGGGGAACCCTCCCAAAAGTTCGCCGCTCAGAGTTGGCACGGACGATAGCCGCTCCTATCATCGAAAAGATGGGGGGCAGCGGTTCGGTGGATTACGAGAAATTTTTAGAAGAGGTCTACGCGCTTAAGACCCCGCAAACGCCCTGA
- a CDS encoding AAC(3) family N-acetyltransferase, which yields MKTPYTRERLIQDFTNLGIEKGDTLFIHSSFKSLGPVEEGAGTVIAALEETVGQDGLILMPTFSLLPSREERVASWDVPTTPSTVGWLTEFFRQMSGTYRSDHYSHAVAARGKNAEAFVADHHRREGYQSPWDLHPWGKTYGTHSPMFRAYKANAKLLMIGVDYNTSTYIHLVEVIYWNKRLAQDTQATFIGLNRPKLGAFWDALGELRQGKVGDSGCRLFHIKTYVDTLLAEVEHNPEPYVR from the coding sequence ATGAAAACACCTTACACACGCGAGAGACTCATTCAAGACTTCACCAATCTCGGCATTGAAAAAGGGGACACCCTCTTCATCCACTCATCTTTCAAAAGTCTGGGTCCCGTTGAGGAGGGGGCAGGCACAGTCATCGCTGCATTAGAAGAAACCGTCGGACAAGACGGGCTGATTCTGATGCCGACCTTCAGCCTCTTACCGAGTCGGGAAGAACGCGTCGCATCGTGGGATGTACCAACAACCCCCTCTACAGTCGGATGGCTGACAGAGTTTTTTCGGCAGATGTCCGGCACCTATCGCTCCGACCACTACTCCCACGCCGTTGCTGCACGCGGAAAAAACGCTGAAGCGTTTGTGGCAGATCACCACCGACGTGAAGGCTATCAATCGCCATGGGATCTCCACCCATGGGGAAAGACTTACGGCACGCACTCACCGATGTTCCGCGCTTACAAGGCGAACGCTAAACTTCTCATGATTGGTGTCGATTACAACACCTCGACCTATATCCATCTCGTTGAGGTTATCTATTGGAACAAACGTCTTGCGCAAGACACACAGGCAACGTTTATCGGGCTGAACCGTCCGAAACTCGGCGCGTTTTGGGACGCACTCGGCGAATTAAGACAAGGCAAGGTGGGAGATTCAGGCTGTCGGTTGTTCCACATCAAAACCTACGTGGACACACTCTTGGCAGAGGTAGAACATAACCCCGAACCGTATGTCAGGTGA
- a CDS encoding MoxR family ATPase, with protein sequence MSNLVQTVFEKMKQEAEKVIVGQTELFELVVVSLFSGGHVLLEGVPGTAKTLIAKTLAMVVSGEFSRVQFTPDLMPSDIVGTSVYDLTTNQFNLKRGPVFTNVLLADEINRAPAKTQSALLECMEERQVSIDGVRHVLSPPFMVLATQNPIEYEGTYPLPEAQLDRFLFKLRVDYPVAEVETQILMNYHHGFNATRLEAVGIESVVDSTSLQECQSEIQTVTVEDSIFNYIVGLAAASRNSNELVLGGSPRASIALLLASKTYAALQGRDYILPDDVKFLAPHVYRHRILLKPDAEIEGLTPDDVIDRLLAEAEIPR encoded by the coding sequence ATGAGTAATCTCGTTCAAACTGTTTTTGAGAAGATGAAGCAAGAGGCAGAGAAAGTTATTGTCGGACAGACAGAACTCTTTGAGCTTGTCGTCGTTAGTCTGTTTTCAGGTGGACATGTATTGTTAGAAGGTGTCCCCGGTACCGCGAAAACGCTTATCGCCAAGACGTTAGCGATGGTAGTTTCTGGCGAATTCAGTCGTGTGCAGTTTACGCCGGACCTGATGCCGTCAGATATTGTCGGTACGAGTGTCTATGATTTGACGACGAACCAATTTAACCTAAAACGCGGTCCTGTTTTCACGAATGTCCTGCTCGCTGACGAGATCAACCGTGCGCCTGCCAAGACGCAATCTGCGCTCTTAGAATGTATGGAGGAACGGCAGGTAAGCATTGACGGTGTCCGTCATGTGTTATCGCCGCCGTTTATGGTGTTAGCGACGCAAAACCCTATTGAATATGAGGGCACCTACCCGCTCCCCGAAGCCCAACTGGACCGGTTCCTGTTCAAATTGCGCGTCGATTATCCGGTTGCCGAGGTTGAGACGCAAATTTTGATGAACTATCACCACGGTTTTAACGCCACGCGTCTGGAAGCAGTAGGGATCGAAAGTGTTGTTGATAGCACGTCGCTTCAGGAGTGTCAAAGCGAAATTCAAACAGTGACGGTAGAGGATTCAATCTTCAATTATATTGTCGGTTTAGCGGCGGCATCGCGTAATTCCAATGAATTAGTTCTCGGTGGGAGTCCACGGGCTTCAATTGCACTCTTATTGGCGAGTAAAACCTACGCTGCGCTGCAGGGACGCGACTATATCCTGCCTGATGATGTTAAGTTTCTGGCACCACATGTTTATCGGCATCGTATCCTGCTGAAACCTGATGCCGAGATTGAGGGGTTAACGCCAGACGATGTGATTGATCGGCTGCTTGCGGAGGCAGAAATTCCGCGTTAG
- a CDS encoding stage II sporulation protein M codes for MTITEFISKKQETWNELETLLNRPRDANATQLNRLGYLYRRVTSDLAVARRDFPQDRCVPYLNELASRAHATVYQTSPFKRGNLRQFLRFGFPTLFRENLSFIGASFLMFAVAFAAAYWIGLTNPDFAEKLIPEHYVSHIKKLEDDAWNDTSAEWRNLFASFVMTNNIRVAFFAFAWGIIFMVGTAYILVFNGIHIGAIAGLCHANGVSLALWSFVSPHGYIELTTIFIAGGAGLKLGYSLIAPSLYTRKRALTDAAKIAVRLLGGCVALLIVAGTIEGFVSPSELSNAVKIGFGALTGILLFTYLFAMKAPDTDASTKPQAQSVATTTHSNP; via the coding sequence ATGACAATTACAGAATTCATTTCAAAGAAACAAGAAACCTGGAACGAACTCGAAACATTGCTTAACCGTCCACGAGATGCGAATGCAACGCAACTTAACCGGCTCGGCTATCTATATCGGCGTGTCACATCCGATTTAGCGGTAGCACGCCGCGATTTCCCCCAAGACCGATGTGTGCCATATCTCAACGAACTCGCATCACGCGCACACGCCACGGTTTACCAGACCTCTCCGTTCAAGCGAGGGAATCTCCGGCAGTTCCTTCGCTTCGGCTTCCCGACACTGTTTCGCGAAAACCTCAGTTTCATTGGCGCATCGTTCCTCATGTTCGCTGTTGCATTCGCGGCAGCGTACTGGATCGGCCTGACGAATCCCGACTTTGCGGAAAAACTTATCCCTGAACACTATGTATCCCATATCAAGAAGTTAGAAGATGACGCATGGAACGATACGTCAGCTGAATGGCGAAACCTATTCGCCTCTTTTGTGATGACAAATAACATCCGCGTCGCCTTTTTTGCCTTCGCGTGGGGCATCATATTTATGGTCGGCACCGCCTATATTTTAGTCTTCAACGGTATCCATATCGGTGCGATTGCAGGGTTATGCCATGCCAACGGCGTTTCATTAGCACTCTGGTCGTTTGTCTCGCCACACGGCTATATAGAACTAACAACAATCTTTATCGCAGGCGGTGCCGGATTGAAGTTAGGATATTCGCTTATCGCCCCGTCATTGTATACGCGCAAACGTGCTTTGACAGACGCTGCCAAAATCGCTGTTCGGCTACTGGGTGGATGCGTGGCCCTGCTCATCGTTGCAGGGACAATTGAAGGCTTCGTCTCACCCTCCGAGCTGTCAAATGCCGTCAAAATCGGGTTCGGTGCCCTGACAGGTATCTTGCTGTTTACCTACCTCTTCGCAATGAAAGCCCCTGACACTGACGCATCAACTAAACCACAAGCACAAAGTGTCGCTACAACTACGCACTCAAATCCTTGA
- a CDS encoding phytanoyl-CoA dioxygenase family protein, whose amino-acid sequence MTGEEKFQVDLEGYLVIKNVLTDDEVAEMNDIIDNGERQGPPSLWGEPFKRLIDHPKILPYLLELLGPHVRLDHDYAIFMEEGPQINGLHGGEDGGGPGGPEADHWYKYRDGIMRNGLSVMAYNLADAPEGAGGFACIPGSHKSNFLREIPLEVRRFERPTHYVVQPSIKTGDVVFFTEALVHGTMPWKAKHQRRSLLYKYSPGHSSWSNIYYDISKYGELTEQQKRMLLPPSIGSRPRVIDTD is encoded by the coding sequence ATGACAGGTGAAGAAAAATTTCAGGTAGACCTTGAAGGTTACCTCGTCATAAAGAACGTCTTGACCGACGATGAAGTCGCTGAGATGAACGATATTATCGACAACGGTGAGCGTCAGGGACCGCCGAGTCTCTGGGGTGAACCCTTTAAGCGGCTCATTGATCATCCGAAAATCCTACCGTATCTCCTTGAGTTATTAGGTCCACACGTCCGACTCGACCACGATTACGCCATCTTCATGGAGGAAGGCCCACAGATTAATGGATTGCACGGTGGCGAAGATGGCGGTGGCCCCGGTGGACCCGAAGCGGATCACTGGTACAAATACCGCGACGGCATCATGCGCAACGGTTTATCCGTGATGGCTTACAACTTAGCAGATGCCCCGGAAGGTGCAGGCGGATTCGCCTGTATTCCAGGAAGCCACAAGAGCAATTTTTTGCGGGAAATCCCATTAGAGGTGCGGCGATTCGAGCGTCCAACACACTACGTCGTCCAACCGTCCATCAAAACAGGGGATGTCGTCTTTTTCACCGAAGCCCTCGTTCATGGAACAATGCCGTGGAAGGCAAAACATCAACGGCGGTCGTTGCTCTATAAATACAGTCCCGGACACTCCTCATGGTCGAATATCTATTACGACATCAGCAAATACGGCGAGTTGACGGAACAACAGAAACGGATGTTGTTGCCGCCATCCATTGGCAGTCGCCCGCGCGTTATAGATACGGATTAA
- a CDS encoding DUF58 domain-containing protein, producing the protein MHFSNRLLLFLLPVVIPIVLYNVSPNLLFVGGAYLVLLFVVSVIDYATNPLLEQVAVSREMNSKFSLGVENVVTLKVINRSRHRLRLRIKDDFPDEFLYETVLHECRVSPTHSTDVSYRLTPLRRGVYEFVDIHLQCWGVLGLIVRRRRIPAAVEIKVYPNLQAVRQYELLVKRGMLHQIGLKTSRQFGEGTEMERLREYSPDDDFRRIDWNATARQRKPIVREFETERSQDVVIMLDTGRLMASPILLETSALSAEASTAQKAMLKLDYAINTTLMTAYVSMLKGDKVGLIAFADSVHQYLAPKPGKKQFLTMLETIYALPVHPVEPDFEEAFKYLASKQRRRALIILFTDILDSDSAEGIAAYVSQLSKHHLVACVTLTDSGIVELAEQRIQDSKSVYQKTIAERLLQEKHATLEILRRRGVITIDVPAHQLTMAVVNKYLELKAKSRI; encoded by the coding sequence ATGCACTTTAGCAACCGCCTCCTCCTCTTCCTGCTTCCGGTAGTGATCCCGATTGTGCTTTACAACGTTTCACCGAACCTGCTGTTCGTCGGTGGTGCCTATCTGGTACTGCTGTTCGTCGTGAGTGTTATAGATTATGCTACCAATCCTTTGTTGGAGCAGGTTGCGGTCAGTCGTGAGATGAATTCCAAATTCTCGTTAGGGGTGGAGAACGTTGTGACGCTGAAGGTTATCAACCGGTCTCGGCATCGGTTAAGACTGCGTATCAAAGACGACTTTCCAGACGAGTTTTTGTATGAAACGGTGCTCCATGAGTGTCGTGTTTCGCCGACGCATTCTACGGATGTATCGTATCGGCTCACGCCGCTACGGCGAGGGGTTTACGAGTTCGTAGATATTCATCTGCAGTGTTGGGGTGTGTTGGGGTTGATTGTTCGTCGCCGACGTATTCCTGCAGCGGTGGAAATAAAGGTTTATCCGAATCTGCAGGCGGTGCGGCAGTATGAACTCTTAGTAAAGCGCGGTATGCTCCACCAAATCGGGCTTAAGACTTCTCGGCAATTTGGGGAAGGCACAGAGATGGAACGGCTGCGTGAATATTCGCCGGACGACGATTTCCGCCGCATTGATTGGAACGCGACTGCGCGCCAACGCAAACCGATCGTCCGCGAATTTGAGACGGAGCGGAGTCAAGATGTTGTGATTATGTTGGATACCGGTAGACTCATGGCATCGCCGATTCTTTTAGAAACGTCCGCTCTGTCTGCTGAAGCATCGACTGCACAAAAGGCGATGCTTAAATTGGATTATGCCATCAATACAACTCTGATGACGGCTTACGTCTCAATGTTAAAGGGTGATAAAGTCGGGTTGATCGCTTTTGCAGATAGCGTTCACCAATATCTCGCGCCGAAGCCGGGCAAAAAGCAGTTTCTGACGATGTTAGAGACCATCTACGCGCTACCGGTGCATCCGGTTGAGCCGGACTTTGAGGAAGCGTTCAAATATCTGGCTTCGAAACAGCGTAGGCGTGCCCTCATTATCCTTTTTACGGACATCTTAGACAGTGATTCTGCCGAAGGGATCGCCGCTTATGTCTCGCAACTTTCCAAACATCACCTCGTTGCCTGCGTGACCTTGACCGACTCTGGCATTGTTGAATTGGCGGAGCAGCGTATCCAAGACTCTAAATCGGTCTATCAGAAAACGATTGCCGAACGGTTATTGCAGGAGAAACACGCGACGTTAGAGATATTGCGCCGTCGAGGCGTTATCACGATTGATGTGCCAGCACATCAGTTGACAATGGCGGTCGTGAATAAGTATTTGGAACTTAAGGCAAAATCAAGGATTTGA